Proteins encoded by one window of Synechococcus sp. MVIR-18-1:
- the sodC gene encoding superoxide dismutase family protein → MYRLGALLALCLALLLPSAVQASTIEVTMNSINAEGIGESIGTISARDTDQGLVIIPELSGLSEGEHGFHLHAGAQCDPQTNAEGASIAGLAALGHWDPDQTDTHLGPFGNGHRGDLSRLVVDRDGNTTTSVVAPRLKASDLRGRALVVHAGGDTYTDTPPLGGGGARIACGVGS, encoded by the coding sequence ATGTACCGACTTGGTGCGCTCCTAGCTTTGTGCCTGGCATTGCTGCTGCCTTCAGCCGTACAAGCGAGCACGATTGAAGTCACGATGAACAGCATCAACGCCGAGGGAATCGGTGAATCCATTGGCACGATCAGTGCCCGAGACACAGACCAAGGGTTGGTGATTATTCCTGAACTCAGCGGCCTGAGCGAGGGCGAGCATGGGTTCCACTTGCATGCTGGAGCTCAGTGTGATCCACAAACCAACGCTGAAGGGGCCTCCATTGCCGGTCTGGCAGCACTCGGACATTGGGATCCTGACCAAACAGACACCCATCTCGGACCTTTCGGCAATGGCCATCGCGGTGACCTCAGCCGATTAGTGGTGGACCGAGATGGAAATACCACCACAAGCGTTGTGGCACCCAGGCTCAAGGCCTCTGACCTGCGTGGCCGTGCCCTTGTGGTGCATGCAGGGGGTGACACTTACACCGACACGCCTCCCCTAGGCGGAGGCGGTGCTCGTATTGCCTGCGGTGTCGGGTCTTGA
- a CDS encoding alpha/beta fold hydrolase, whose amino-acid sequence MKAERLLLIHPIGVGLSSRFWDRFITCWRASDNTTALLAPDLLGCGGSEHPNQQLAPEDWAAHLIDLLKEHNNAPAVLVSQGASLPIALAVLETAPELVSGLVAISPPSWRILEEPFPKMQSQLLWRLLFQGPIGSLFYRYARRRAFLKSFSINNLFANHKDVDSEWLDTLGQEAANMTTRWATFSFLAGFWRRNWTKQWQDIKQPIWLLFGLKATGIGRSKNWDDAQERIHAYAQQLPNAVSASIDGRNVLPYESTDACVTQLQSWLLHQETASSRFKPQFDPASRL is encoded by the coding sequence TTGAAGGCAGAACGCTTGCTCCTCATCCATCCCATTGGCGTTGGCTTATCCAGTCGGTTTTGGGATCGTTTTATCACCTGTTGGCGAGCCTCAGACAACACGACAGCCCTGCTCGCTCCAGACCTACTCGGATGCGGTGGGAGCGAGCATCCAAATCAACAGCTTGCCCCTGAGGATTGGGCAGCACACCTCATCGATCTACTGAAAGAACACAACAACGCCCCAGCGGTTCTGGTCTCGCAAGGCGCCTCTCTTCCAATCGCTTTAGCTGTGCTCGAGACCGCACCGGAACTCGTCTCAGGCTTGGTCGCCATCAGCCCACCAAGTTGGCGCATTCTTGAGGAACCTTTTCCAAAAATGCAATCTCAACTGCTTTGGAGATTGCTGTTTCAAGGACCCATCGGTTCTTTGTTTTACCGCTATGCACGCCGCCGTGCATTTTTAAAATCATTTTCAATCAATAATTTATTTGCTAACCACAAAGATGTTGACTCCGAATGGCTCGACACGTTGGGACAAGAAGCAGCCAATATGACAACACGCTGGGCAACATTTTCTTTTTTAGCTGGTTTTTGGAGACGCAACTGGACCAAGCAATGGCAAGACATCAAACAACCGATTTGGCTGTTGTTTGGGCTCAAGGCAACCGGTATCGGCCGTTCCAAGAATTGGGATGATGCTCAAGAACGTATCCACGCCTATGCGCAGCAGCTGCCGAATGCTGTAAGCGCAAGTATTGATGGGCGCAACGTTCTTCCCTATGAATCAACCGATGCGTGCGTGACCCAACTCCAAAGCTGGTTGCTACATCAAGAAACTGCGTCAAGCCGTTTCAAACCACAGTTCGATCCAGCTTCTCGTCTCTAA
- a CDS encoding isoprenylcysteine carboxylmethyltransferase family protein produces the protein MQTQLTAINWAKVITIAVIIGLSLFFGINGQRQILYACMHISYCLWWLLEQKIYPERRKQIFTEKVDAAGFIGAIIIVGIFYSLPAFLAFTNPTKLSIAATATALPLFYFGSLINTAADIQKTTEKTSGVGLVRSGIWSGVRHVNYTGDLMRYLSFSVVAGSLWAFLVPLSIFFLYIQRIRDKESSMKFKYQDFSDYKSKSFYLIPGIW, from the coding sequence ATGCAAACCCAACTTACAGCGATTAACTGGGCAAAAGTAATCACGATTGCAGTCATCATTGGTTTATCTTTATTTTTTGGCATCAATGGGCAGAGGCAAATCCTCTACGCATGCATGCACATCAGCTATTGCTTATGGTGGCTCTTAGAACAAAAGATATATCCAGAACGCCGCAAGCAAATTTTCACAGAAAAGGTTGATGCAGCCGGTTTCATAGGTGCAATCATTATCGTGGGCATCTTTTATTCATTACCAGCATTTTTGGCTTTTACAAATCCAACAAAGTTATCAATCGCAGCCACAGCAACAGCTCTTCCACTTTTTTACTTTGGTAGCTTAATCAATACTGCCGCCGACATACAAAAAACAACAGAAAAAACAAGCGGTGTGGGCTTAGTGCGCTCCGGGATCTGGAGTGGGGTAAGGCATGTCAATTACACAGGTGATCTAATGCGCTACCTAAGCTTTAGCGTGGTAGCAGGTTCATTGTGGGCCTTTTTAGTGCCACTTTCCATCTTCTTTTTATACATTCAACGCATTCGAGACAAAGAATCTTCAATGAAATTTAAATATCAAGACTTTTCAGATTACAAATCAAAAAGTTTTTATCTAATTCCCGGAATCTGGTGA
- a CDS encoding DUF2973 domain-containing protein has translation MLSALFPLVYGSVFVFLLVQAFRMMRLSSGPAKSTRRTDRTGLLTTHPELLDANGSITGEDLLVVRFPSQDQPEVSITD, from the coding sequence ATGCTTTCTGCGCTTTTCCCCTTGGTCTATGGATCCGTTTTTGTCTTTCTGTTAGTTCAGGCTTTCCGAATGATGCGCTTGAGCTCTGGGCCAGCCAAATCAACGCGTCGCACAGACCGCACAGGCTTGCTGACCACCCATCCTGAACTTCTTGACGCCAATGGCTCCATCACAGGTGAAGACCTTCTGGTTGTCCGTTTCCCAAGCCAGGATCAACCGGAAGTTTCGATCACAGATTGA
- a CDS encoding YccF domain-containing protein has protein sequence MLKSILNILWVVLGGLPMALGWWLVGLISAVSIVGLPWSRSCFVIGTFALWPFGFEAINRRDLSRRVDLGTGPLGLIGNIIWFLVAGWWLAIGHLTSALACFVTVIGIPFGIQHIKLALIAIAPIGMTIVPAHRTDE, from the coding sequence ATGCTCAAATCTATTCTCAATATTCTTTGGGTCGTCCTTGGAGGCCTGCCGATGGCCTTGGGCTGGTGGCTGGTGGGACTGATCTCAGCCGTCAGCATCGTGGGATTGCCATGGAGCCGATCATGTTTTGTGATTGGTACATTTGCTCTGTGGCCCTTTGGTTTTGAGGCCATAAACCGACGCGACCTCAGCAGACGTGTTGATCTAGGCACCGGCCCGTTAGGACTGATCGGAAACATAATTTGGTTTTTAGTGGCTGGATGGTGGCTTGCAATTGGCCATCTCACCTCGGCACTCGCCTGTTTCGTGACCGTTATTGGGATTCCTTTCGGAATTCAGCACATCAAACTCGCTCTCATTGCCATCGCTCCGATTGGAATGACGATCGTTCCAGCGCATCGCACTGACGAATAG